The genomic region CAGATCTTTCCATTGAAATATGCTATGTTTGTCTTTGCAGTAATATCATTTATGCCCTTGTTTGTTCCGGCGTAATTATAAGGAAGACGAATATTTGTCAGGGTGCCGTCAGGTGTTGGCTTGGACGCATAAAGGCCAAGCCAGCTTTTAGTGCTTGTCGGGGTTGGTCCGCTTAAGTACTGAACAACGATCCAATAAGTCTGGCCTTTTTTCAGGGCTACATTAGGGGAAATATCAACTGTAGACCATACATCATCTTTTGGATTGGTAAGTGTGCCTTTCCCAAGTGCTGTCCCGCTGGGATAGCTTCCGGAGTTGGTCTGTATCTGA from Methanolobus chelungpuianus harbors:
- a CDS encoding choice-of-anchor R domain-containing protein, producing MKSMATGLFLIFLIASINPVDAIDVGPANEINILSGGSSNLLKSPTAKMAIKYVAPADITLDKVMLLPGCGIPATNQPSWSVQIQTNSGSYPSGTALGKGTLTNPKDDVWSTVDISPNVALKKGQTYWIVVQYLSGPTPTSTKSWLGLYASKPTPDGTLTNIRLPYNYAGTNKGINDITAKTNIAYFNGKI